A single region of the Gossypium arboreum isolate Shixiya-1 chromosome 12, ASM2569848v2, whole genome shotgun sequence genome encodes:
- the LOC108464782 gene encoding uncharacterized protein LOC108464782 produces MLRSMNVEVYSRCLETFQVIETIGRRPGIPTRSYGVDLQNKRCDYRRFQTLHYSCAHVVAACTKVSLNVEQFIDDVYTPECTFGIWEKEFPVLPDLSTWEVPSTTFELVPDKGLRRNLKGRPQSSRIRNEMDI; encoded by the coding sequence ATGCTGAGGTCAATGAATGTAGAAGTATATTCACGTTGTCTTGAAACGTTTCAAGTTATAGAGACCATCGGTCGTCGACCTGGTATACCAACTAGGTCTTATGGAGTTGATCTCCAAAACAAACGATGCGACTACAGGAGGTTCCAAACACTTCATTATTCATGTGCGCATGTTGTGGCAGCGTGTACTAAAGTCTCGCTCAATGTTGAACAATTTATAGATGATGTGTACACACCCGAGTGCACATTTGGTATCTGGGAGAAGGAGTTCCCCGTCCTGCCTGACCTGTCTACGTGGGAGGTGCCTTCGACGACTTTCGAGCTTGTCCCAGACAAAGGGTTGCGTAGGAATCTGAAAGGTCGTCCGCAGTCATCTAGAATCCGTAATGAAATGGACATTTGA
- the LOC108460953 gene encoding homeobox-leucine zipper protein HDG2-like isoform X1 yields the protein MPAGVMVPARNMPSMISGNGNIGAFGTISGLSLGQQPNNNMMEGQLHPFEMTQNTSESEIARMRDEEFDSALKSGSENHEGVSGEDDQDPRPNKKKRYHRHTQHQIQQMEAFFKECPHPDDKQRKELGRVLGLEPLQVKFWFQNKRTQMKTQHERQENSQLRAENEKLRADNMRYREALSTASCPNCGGPTAVGQMSFDEHHLRLENARLREEIDRISAIAAKYVGKPVVSYPLLSSPMTPRPLDFGSQTGSGEMYGTGELLRSINAPAEADKPMIIELAVAAMEELVRLAQMGEPLWMTSLDGSTTVFNEEEYIRTFPRGIGPKPTGFKCEASKETCVVIMNHISLIEILMDVQQWSTVFSAIVSKASTLDVLSTGIAGNYNGALQVMTAEFQVPSPLVPTRESYYVRYCKHHAEGTWAVVDVSLDNIRPNPAMRCRRRPSGCLIQEMPNGYSKVTWIEHVEVEDRGVHNLYKQLVSSGRAFGAKRWIATLDRQCERLASLMATNIPTGDAGVITNQDGRKSMLKLAERMVISFCAGVGASTAHTWTTLSGTGADDVRVMTRKSVDDPGRPPGIVLSAATSFWLPVSPKRVFDFLRDENSRNEWDILSNGGVVQEMAHIANGRDTGNCVSLLRVNSANSSQTNMLILQESCTDPTASFVIYAPVDIVAMNVVLNGGDPDYVALLPSGFAILPDGSSGSSGSGVADAGGSSGGSLLTVAFQILVDSVPTAKLSLGSVATVNNLIACTVERIKASLTCENA from the exons ATGCCGGCCGGTGTAATGGTTCCGGCGAGAAACATGCCGTCAATGATCAGTGGAAACGGGAATATTGGTGCCTTCGGAACTATCTCAGGACTTTCCCTTGGTCAG CAGCCTAATAACAACATGATGGAAGGTCAGCTCCACCCTTTTGAGATGACCCAAAACACTTCTGAAAGTGAAATTGCTCGAATGAGAGATGAAGAATTCGACAGTGCACTCAAATCTGGTAGCGAAAATCATGAAGGTGTGTCTGGGGAAGATGATCAAGATCCTCGTCCTAACAAAAAGAAGCGTTACCATCGACATACCCAGCATCAGATTCAACAAATGGAGGC GTTTTTCAAAGAGTGCCCACACCCAGATGACAAGCAAAGGAAGGAACTTGGGCGTGTATTAGGGTTAGAACCATTGCAAGTTAAATTTTGGTTCCAAAACAAGCGCACCCAAATGAAG ACCCAGCATGAACGGCAAGAGAACTCGCAACTTCGAGCCGAGAACGAAAAGCTAAGGGCTGATAACATGAGATATAGGGAAGCTCTTAGCACTGCTTCATGCCCGAATTGTGGTGGTCCAACTGCTGTAGGACAAATGTCCTTTGATGAACATCATCTCAGGCTTGAAAATGCTCGGTTAAGAGAAGAG ATTGATCGTATATCAGCAATAGCTGCAAAGTATGTTGGGAAGCCAGTGGTGAGTTATCCTCTTCTCTCGTCTCCTATGACTCCTCGACCACTTGATTTCGGTTCCCAAACTGGCTCCGGAGAGATGTATGGTACTGGGGAACTTCTTAGGTCGATAAATGCGCCTGCGGAGGCTGATAAGCCAATGATTATTGAGCTTGCCGTTGCAGCTATGGAGGAACTCGTTAGATTGGCTCAAATGGGTGAACCATTGTGGATGACCAGTCTTGATGGCTCAACCACCGTGTTTAATGAAGAGGAGTATATTAGGACTTTTCCTAGAGGAATTGGACCAAAACCTACCGGCTTCAAATGCGAAGCTTCAAAAGAAACTTGTGTTGTAATCATGAACCACATTAGCCTCATTGAGATTCTCATGGATGTG CAACAGTGGTCTACTGTGTTCTCGGCAATAGTTTCAAAGGCTTCCACTTTGGATGTCCTATCAACAGGGATTGCAGGGAACTATAACGGAGCCCTACAAGTG ATGACAGCTGAATTCCAAGTTCCTTCACCTCTTGTTCCAACCCGAGAGAGTTATTATGTAAGATACTGCAAACATCATGCAGAGGGAACATGGGCTGTGGTTGATGTTTCATTGGATAATATACGCCCTAATCCAGCAATGAGATGCCGACGAAGACCATCTGGATGTTTAATTCAAGAAATGCCCAATGGGTACTCAAAG GTTACATGGATTGAACATGTTGAAGTCGAAGATCGAGGTGTTCACAATCTTTACAAGCAGCTAGTAAGTTCGGGCCGTGCTTTCGGAGCCAAACGTTGGATTGCTACTTTGGATCGACAGTGTGAGAGGCTTGCAAGTCTCATGGCTACTAACATTCCTACTGGTGATGCTGGGG TCATAACAAACCAAGATGGGAGGAAGAGCATGCTGAAGCTAGCCGAGCGAATGGTGATCAGTTTCTGTGCCGGAGTGGGTGCCTCGACAGCTCACACATGGACAACATTATCGGGAACTGGGGCGGATGATGTAAGGGTAATGACCAGAAAGAGTGTGGATGATCCAGGCAGACCTCCTGGGATTGTGCTAAGTGCTGCAACTTCGTTCTGGCTTCCAGTTTCACCCAAGAGGGTATTCGATTTCCTCAGAGATGAGAATTCTCGAAATGAG TGGGATATTCTTTCTAATGGTGGAGTTGTCCAAGAAATGGCTCACATTGCTAATGGCAGGGATACAGGCAACTGTGTTTCACTACTTCGAGTCAAT AGTGCAAATTCAAGCCAAACCAACATGCTGATATTACAAGAGAGTTGCACTGATCCAACAGCTTCATTTGTAATCTATGCTCCTGTCGACATTGTTGCAATGAATGTGGTTCTAAACGGTGGCGACCCTGACTATGTCGCCCTTCTTCCATCGGGTTTCGCTATTCTTCCGGATGGGAGTAGTGGGAGCAGTGGAAGCGGCGTGGCTGATGCAGGTGGCAGCTCTGGTGGATCACTTCTAACCGTTGCGTTTCAGATTTTGGTGGACTCAGTTCCTACTGCAAAACTATCTCTTGGATCGGTTGCAACAGTTAACAATTTGATTGCATGTACGGTTGAAAGGATAAAAGCTTCTCTAACATGCGAGAATGCATGA
- the LOC108460953 gene encoding homeobox-leucine zipper protein HDG2-like isoform X2: MPAGVMVPARNMPSMISGNGNIGAFGTISGLSLGQPNNNMMEGQLHPFEMTQNTSESEIARMRDEEFDSALKSGSENHEGVSGEDDQDPRPNKKKRYHRHTQHQIQQMEAFFKECPHPDDKQRKELGRVLGLEPLQVKFWFQNKRTQMKTQHERQENSQLRAENEKLRADNMRYREALSTASCPNCGGPTAVGQMSFDEHHLRLENARLREEIDRISAIAAKYVGKPVVSYPLLSSPMTPRPLDFGSQTGSGEMYGTGELLRSINAPAEADKPMIIELAVAAMEELVRLAQMGEPLWMTSLDGSTTVFNEEEYIRTFPRGIGPKPTGFKCEASKETCVVIMNHISLIEILMDVQQWSTVFSAIVSKASTLDVLSTGIAGNYNGALQVMTAEFQVPSPLVPTRESYYVRYCKHHAEGTWAVVDVSLDNIRPNPAMRCRRRPSGCLIQEMPNGYSKVTWIEHVEVEDRGVHNLYKQLVSSGRAFGAKRWIATLDRQCERLASLMATNIPTGDAGVITNQDGRKSMLKLAERMVISFCAGVGASTAHTWTTLSGTGADDVRVMTRKSVDDPGRPPGIVLSAATSFWLPVSPKRVFDFLRDENSRNEWDILSNGGVVQEMAHIANGRDTGNCVSLLRVNSANSSQTNMLILQESCTDPTASFVIYAPVDIVAMNVVLNGGDPDYVALLPSGFAILPDGSSGSSGSGVADAGGSSGGSLLTVAFQILVDSVPTAKLSLGSVATVNNLIACTVERIKASLTCENA, from the exons ATGCCGGCCGGTGTAATGGTTCCGGCGAGAAACATGCCGTCAATGATCAGTGGAAACGGGAATATTGGTGCCTTCGGAACTATCTCAGGACTTTCCCTTGGTCAG CCTAATAACAACATGATGGAAGGTCAGCTCCACCCTTTTGAGATGACCCAAAACACTTCTGAAAGTGAAATTGCTCGAATGAGAGATGAAGAATTCGACAGTGCACTCAAATCTGGTAGCGAAAATCATGAAGGTGTGTCTGGGGAAGATGATCAAGATCCTCGTCCTAACAAAAAGAAGCGTTACCATCGACATACCCAGCATCAGATTCAACAAATGGAGGC GTTTTTCAAAGAGTGCCCACACCCAGATGACAAGCAAAGGAAGGAACTTGGGCGTGTATTAGGGTTAGAACCATTGCAAGTTAAATTTTGGTTCCAAAACAAGCGCACCCAAATGAAG ACCCAGCATGAACGGCAAGAGAACTCGCAACTTCGAGCCGAGAACGAAAAGCTAAGGGCTGATAACATGAGATATAGGGAAGCTCTTAGCACTGCTTCATGCCCGAATTGTGGTGGTCCAACTGCTGTAGGACAAATGTCCTTTGATGAACATCATCTCAGGCTTGAAAATGCTCGGTTAAGAGAAGAG ATTGATCGTATATCAGCAATAGCTGCAAAGTATGTTGGGAAGCCAGTGGTGAGTTATCCTCTTCTCTCGTCTCCTATGACTCCTCGACCACTTGATTTCGGTTCCCAAACTGGCTCCGGAGAGATGTATGGTACTGGGGAACTTCTTAGGTCGATAAATGCGCCTGCGGAGGCTGATAAGCCAATGATTATTGAGCTTGCCGTTGCAGCTATGGAGGAACTCGTTAGATTGGCTCAAATGGGTGAACCATTGTGGATGACCAGTCTTGATGGCTCAACCACCGTGTTTAATGAAGAGGAGTATATTAGGACTTTTCCTAGAGGAATTGGACCAAAACCTACCGGCTTCAAATGCGAAGCTTCAAAAGAAACTTGTGTTGTAATCATGAACCACATTAGCCTCATTGAGATTCTCATGGATGTG CAACAGTGGTCTACTGTGTTCTCGGCAATAGTTTCAAAGGCTTCCACTTTGGATGTCCTATCAACAGGGATTGCAGGGAACTATAACGGAGCCCTACAAGTG ATGACAGCTGAATTCCAAGTTCCTTCACCTCTTGTTCCAACCCGAGAGAGTTATTATGTAAGATACTGCAAACATCATGCAGAGGGAACATGGGCTGTGGTTGATGTTTCATTGGATAATATACGCCCTAATCCAGCAATGAGATGCCGACGAAGACCATCTGGATGTTTAATTCAAGAAATGCCCAATGGGTACTCAAAG GTTACATGGATTGAACATGTTGAAGTCGAAGATCGAGGTGTTCACAATCTTTACAAGCAGCTAGTAAGTTCGGGCCGTGCTTTCGGAGCCAAACGTTGGATTGCTACTTTGGATCGACAGTGTGAGAGGCTTGCAAGTCTCATGGCTACTAACATTCCTACTGGTGATGCTGGGG TCATAACAAACCAAGATGGGAGGAAGAGCATGCTGAAGCTAGCCGAGCGAATGGTGATCAGTTTCTGTGCCGGAGTGGGTGCCTCGACAGCTCACACATGGACAACATTATCGGGAACTGGGGCGGATGATGTAAGGGTAATGACCAGAAAGAGTGTGGATGATCCAGGCAGACCTCCTGGGATTGTGCTAAGTGCTGCAACTTCGTTCTGGCTTCCAGTTTCACCCAAGAGGGTATTCGATTTCCTCAGAGATGAGAATTCTCGAAATGAG TGGGATATTCTTTCTAATGGTGGAGTTGTCCAAGAAATGGCTCACATTGCTAATGGCAGGGATACAGGCAACTGTGTTTCACTACTTCGAGTCAAT AGTGCAAATTCAAGCCAAACCAACATGCTGATATTACAAGAGAGTTGCACTGATCCAACAGCTTCATTTGTAATCTATGCTCCTGTCGACATTGTTGCAATGAATGTGGTTCTAAACGGTGGCGACCCTGACTATGTCGCCCTTCTTCCATCGGGTTTCGCTATTCTTCCGGATGGGAGTAGTGGGAGCAGTGGAAGCGGCGTGGCTGATGCAGGTGGCAGCTCTGGTGGATCACTTCTAACCGTTGCGTTTCAGATTTTGGTGGACTCAGTTCCTACTGCAAAACTATCTCTTGGATCGGTTGCAACAGTTAACAATTTGATTGCATGTACGGTTGAAAGGATAAAAGCTTCTCTAACATGCGAGAATGCATGA
- the LOC108460953 gene encoding homeobox-leucine zipper protein HDG2-like isoform X3, with product MFQQPNNNMMEGQLHPFEMTQNTSESEIARMRDEEFDSALKSGSENHEGVSGEDDQDPRPNKKKRYHRHTQHQIQQMEAFFKECPHPDDKQRKELGRVLGLEPLQVKFWFQNKRTQMKTQHERQENSQLRAENEKLRADNMRYREALSTASCPNCGGPTAVGQMSFDEHHLRLENARLREEIDRISAIAAKYVGKPVVSYPLLSSPMTPRPLDFGSQTGSGEMYGTGELLRSINAPAEADKPMIIELAVAAMEELVRLAQMGEPLWMTSLDGSTTVFNEEEYIRTFPRGIGPKPTGFKCEASKETCVVIMNHISLIEILMDVQQWSTVFSAIVSKASTLDVLSTGIAGNYNGALQVMTAEFQVPSPLVPTRESYYVRYCKHHAEGTWAVVDVSLDNIRPNPAMRCRRRPSGCLIQEMPNGYSKVTWIEHVEVEDRGVHNLYKQLVSSGRAFGAKRWIATLDRQCERLASLMATNIPTGDAGVITNQDGRKSMLKLAERMVISFCAGVGASTAHTWTTLSGTGADDVRVMTRKSVDDPGRPPGIVLSAATSFWLPVSPKRVFDFLRDENSRNEWDILSNGGVVQEMAHIANGRDTGNCVSLLRVNSANSSQTNMLILQESCTDPTASFVIYAPVDIVAMNVVLNGGDPDYVALLPSGFAILPDGSSGSSGSGVADAGGSSGGSLLTVAFQILVDSVPTAKLSLGSVATVNNLIACTVERIKASLTCENA from the exons ATGTTCCAGCAGCCTAATAACAACATGATGGAAGGTCAGCTCCACCCTTTTGAGATGACCCAAAACACTTCTGAAAGTGAAATTGCTCGAATGAGAGATGAAGAATTCGACAGTGCACTCAAATCTGGTAGCGAAAATCATGAAGGTGTGTCTGGGGAAGATGATCAAGATCCTCGTCCTAACAAAAAGAAGCGTTACCATCGACATACCCAGCATCAGATTCAACAAATGGAGGC GTTTTTCAAAGAGTGCCCACACCCAGATGACAAGCAAAGGAAGGAACTTGGGCGTGTATTAGGGTTAGAACCATTGCAAGTTAAATTTTGGTTCCAAAACAAGCGCACCCAAATGAAG ACCCAGCATGAACGGCAAGAGAACTCGCAACTTCGAGCCGAGAACGAAAAGCTAAGGGCTGATAACATGAGATATAGGGAAGCTCTTAGCACTGCTTCATGCCCGAATTGTGGTGGTCCAACTGCTGTAGGACAAATGTCCTTTGATGAACATCATCTCAGGCTTGAAAATGCTCGGTTAAGAGAAGAG ATTGATCGTATATCAGCAATAGCTGCAAAGTATGTTGGGAAGCCAGTGGTGAGTTATCCTCTTCTCTCGTCTCCTATGACTCCTCGACCACTTGATTTCGGTTCCCAAACTGGCTCCGGAGAGATGTATGGTACTGGGGAACTTCTTAGGTCGATAAATGCGCCTGCGGAGGCTGATAAGCCAATGATTATTGAGCTTGCCGTTGCAGCTATGGAGGAACTCGTTAGATTGGCTCAAATGGGTGAACCATTGTGGATGACCAGTCTTGATGGCTCAACCACCGTGTTTAATGAAGAGGAGTATATTAGGACTTTTCCTAGAGGAATTGGACCAAAACCTACCGGCTTCAAATGCGAAGCTTCAAAAGAAACTTGTGTTGTAATCATGAACCACATTAGCCTCATTGAGATTCTCATGGATGTG CAACAGTGGTCTACTGTGTTCTCGGCAATAGTTTCAAAGGCTTCCACTTTGGATGTCCTATCAACAGGGATTGCAGGGAACTATAACGGAGCCCTACAAGTG ATGACAGCTGAATTCCAAGTTCCTTCACCTCTTGTTCCAACCCGAGAGAGTTATTATGTAAGATACTGCAAACATCATGCAGAGGGAACATGGGCTGTGGTTGATGTTTCATTGGATAATATACGCCCTAATCCAGCAATGAGATGCCGACGAAGACCATCTGGATGTTTAATTCAAGAAATGCCCAATGGGTACTCAAAG GTTACATGGATTGAACATGTTGAAGTCGAAGATCGAGGTGTTCACAATCTTTACAAGCAGCTAGTAAGTTCGGGCCGTGCTTTCGGAGCCAAACGTTGGATTGCTACTTTGGATCGACAGTGTGAGAGGCTTGCAAGTCTCATGGCTACTAACATTCCTACTGGTGATGCTGGGG TCATAACAAACCAAGATGGGAGGAAGAGCATGCTGAAGCTAGCCGAGCGAATGGTGATCAGTTTCTGTGCCGGAGTGGGTGCCTCGACAGCTCACACATGGACAACATTATCGGGAACTGGGGCGGATGATGTAAGGGTAATGACCAGAAAGAGTGTGGATGATCCAGGCAGACCTCCTGGGATTGTGCTAAGTGCTGCAACTTCGTTCTGGCTTCCAGTTTCACCCAAGAGGGTATTCGATTTCCTCAGAGATGAGAATTCTCGAAATGAG TGGGATATTCTTTCTAATGGTGGAGTTGTCCAAGAAATGGCTCACATTGCTAATGGCAGGGATACAGGCAACTGTGTTTCACTACTTCGAGTCAAT AGTGCAAATTCAAGCCAAACCAACATGCTGATATTACAAGAGAGTTGCACTGATCCAACAGCTTCATTTGTAATCTATGCTCCTGTCGACATTGTTGCAATGAATGTGGTTCTAAACGGTGGCGACCCTGACTATGTCGCCCTTCTTCCATCGGGTTTCGCTATTCTTCCGGATGGGAGTAGTGGGAGCAGTGGAAGCGGCGTGGCTGATGCAGGTGGCAGCTCTGGTGGATCACTTCTAACCGTTGCGTTTCAGATTTTGGTGGACTCAGTTCCTACTGCAAAACTATCTCTTGGATCGGTTGCAACAGTTAACAATTTGATTGCATGTACGGTTGAAAGGATAAAAGCTTCTCTAACATGCGAGAATGCATGA
- the LOC108458409 gene encoding uncharacterized protein LOC108458409 — protein sequence MENMGVLGKVVDYLLLLSFFSITLTAQLDIPESILPHAYNPFYQVYTTLTQDYLVLEQPGFFKALMTLELVYQLPLALLNIYGLLYSKPWFNTTCLLFGASIVASTTAMVGDILNSQKASANLMAMYYPPFLPLGVLAIVRGVVGLSSKAAPSIGNGPSSAVKKRA from the exons ATGGAAAACATGGGAGTTTTGGGCAAGGTGGTGGATTACCTTCTATTGTTATCATTCTTTAGCATCACATTAACAGCTCAGTTGGACATCCCCGAGTCCATCCTCCCCCACGCCTACAATCCCTTCTATCAAGTTTATACCACGTTAACCCAGGATTATTTGGTGCTTGAGCAGCCTGGTTTTTTCAAGGCACTTATGACGTTGGAACTTGTTTACCAACTCCCTCTCGCTTTGCTTAACATCTATGGGTTGTTATACTCCAAGCCCTGGTTCAACACCACCTGCCTCCTCTTTGGTGCCTCTATCGTTGCCTCTACg ACAGCTATGGTGGGAGACATTCTGAATTCCCAGAAGGCATCAGCCAATTTGATGGCCATGTATTATCCACCGTTTCTTCCATTAGGGGTTCTGGCTATAGTGCGAGGGGTGGTTGGACTATCGAGCAAGGCTGCTCCATCCATTGGCAATGGACCTTCGTCGGCTGTGAAAAAGAGGGCTTAA